GAGTCTCGGTGATGCGCAGGCGGATGAAGAGGCCGACCAGCACGAGCACCGCGCTGATCAGGAACGGCACTCGCCAGCCCCAGCTCTGGAACGCGTCGCCGGGCAGCGCCACCAGCGGTATGAAGATCAGCGTCGACAGCGTCAGCCCGAGCGCAAGACCGACCTGCGGGAAGCTGCCGAGGAAGGCCCGCCTGCGCGGCGATGCGTGCTCGACGACCAGGAGCACCGCACCGCCCCATTCGCCGCCGAGCGCGAAGCCCTGGATGAAGCGCAGCAGCATCAGCAGCAACGGCGCCGCGACGCCGAGCACGGCATACGTCGGCAGGAGCCCGATGGCGAACGTCGCGGCTCCCATCGTGACGAGCGAGACGACCAGCATCCGTTTGCGTCCGATCCGGTCACCGAAATGGCCGAACACGATCGACCCGAGGGGCCTGCCGAAGTACCCCACGGCGATGCCGCCGAAGGCGAGGATCGTGCCGACGAGCGGATCGAAGTCGGGGAAGAAGAGCGCGTTGAGGATGAGTGCGGCGGCCGTCGAGTAGGCGAAGAAGTCGAACCACTCGACTGTGGTGCCGATGACGCTCGACGCGACGATCGTGCGAATGCCAGGGGCCGGCTTCTCCGCCGCCATGTCGTGTTCCGCTGAGGTGCTCATCTCGATCCGTTCCGCGTCGTCGACGGTGACGACTGCTCGGTCGATACTCGCATCGGCGTTGCACGCTCAGATATGTTCGTAGTGACACATCTGACCCGTACTACATATGTCCCGCGCCCATGCATCGCAGATGCGCCCTCACGACCTGCGATCTCCGCGCCGCAATGTTTCCCCAGGTGTCGCTCTCACTTCTCCGCAGCACGCAGTCGACCTAACCTTGCGTGAACAGTCCAGAGAATCAGGAGATCATCGTGTCCACCCCGCTGCACCGCCGCTCACCCCTCGAGGTGACGGAGCGTGCGGCGTGCATGTGCGACCACGGTGATGTGTGCTCCTCATTCGCGCCGGGGCATGCCCTGCATCTGATTCAGGCGCGCCTCGCGTCGGCGACGCCGAGCGATTGGATCGACGGCATCGTCGACCATGCGGATGCCGTCACCGGCGAGCTGCGAGTTCGCTCGCTCGACGGCGATACGCGGTCGATCTGGAATGCATCGGGTGCCGCGCTCGAGGCGCCGGAGGGCACGCCAGTGGCTCTGCACTCGCGGTACAACGTGCTCTCCGTCGGGCGCGCGCAGTTCAACGTCGCCGTCGGCTGAACAGCCCAGCGGCCGCGTCAGACGGTCAGCTCAGGCGGTCGCCATCATCATGTTCTTCACGTCCATGCAGGCATCCATGCACGCCTTGCAGGACTGCGCGCACATCTTGCAGACCTCGCTGTGCGCCGCGTGCTCCATGCACTCCTCCATGCACATCTGACACATCGCGATGCAGGCGTCCAGCATCGCCATCGTCACCGCCGGCGTCATCCCCTGCATCCGCATCATCGACCGCATCATGGTGTTGCACATATCGGCGCAGTTCATGCACGCCGGCGCGCAGTCCATCATCTGCGTGGAGCAGACCGTGCAGGCCTGCTCGCATGCTGCGCAGGCATCCATGCACGCCTGCATGACCGCCATGTCCATGGCCGCCATTCCCGGCATCGCCTTCATGTCCGCCGACATGGCACCCATCATCATCGAATCCATCGCGCACCGCTTTCATCAGGGCTTTCGCCGTCGAGAGCGGGCAGGGGGCCCGCCTGCGGCCAGCGTAATCCTGTTCGGCGCAGGCGTCGATGGCTGAACGCTGATCGCTCACGGATCCGCCCCGGCCACTCCGCCAGGGCGTAGTCTCGTCACCGTGCCAGCCTTCTCGTCGATCCAGCGGCTCGTCATCACCATCGCCGTCCTCGCGTCTTTCGTCACCTTCCTGGACGGCACCGTCGTCACCGTCGCTCTTCCTGCGATCAAGGACGAACTCGGCGGCGGCATCACGACCCAGCAGTGGGTCGTCGACGCATATCTCATCACGCTCAGTGCCCTCATCCTGCTGGCCGGCTCCCTGTCCGATGCGTATGGTCGCGTGCGCATCATGCGCATCGGACTCATCGCCTTCGGCCTCGCGTCGGTCGCAGTGGCCGCCGCACCAGAGCCGCTCACGCTCATCATCGCCCGCGCCCTCCAGGGGGCGGCCGGCGCGCTGCTCGTGCCGAGTTCGCTCGCGCTCATCATGGCGACCATGCGTGGCGAGCTGCAGTCGCGGGCGATCGGCGTGTGGACCGCTTTCACGACAGGCGCGCAGATCGCCGGGCCTCTCCTCGGCGGCCTGTTCGTCGACCTGCTGTCCTGGCGGTTCGTGTTCCTCATCAACGTCATCCCGATCGGGATCACGCTGTTCCTGCTCGCACGACTGCAACTGCCCGATCAGCCGCGCGGTGCGCGCGTGGACTGGTGGAGCGGGATGCTGTGCGCGGTCGGTCTCGGCGCGGTGGTGTTCGCCCTCATCGAGCAGCCCAACCTCGGCTGGTCCTCACCCGCGATCTGGCTGCCCGGTGCGATCGGCGTCGCGCTTTTCATCGCCTTCCTGGTGCGCCAGCCGCGCTCGCCCGCACCGCTGATGCCGCTCTCCCTCTTCAGCGCCCGCAACTTCGCCTGGGGCAACCTCGCCACGCTGTTCATCTACGCCGCCCTCTCCCTCAACGGGTTCGTGATCGGCGTCTATCTGCAGGAGGGCGCAGGGCTCTCGGCGACTGCGGCAGGCCTCGCGAGCTTGCCGATCACGATCCTGATGATCCTGCTCAGCTCGCAGGCCGGATCTTGGGCGGGCAGGCTCGGACCGCGTCTGTTCATGACCGTCGGGCCATTGCTGATGGCGGCCGGCGCTCTGCTCCTGCTCACGGTCGCAGACGACTTCAGTTACTGGTGGCAGGTACTCCCCTCGATGATCGTCCTCGGGCTCGGCCTGTCCCTCACGGTCGCACCGCTCACCTCCGCCGTCCTCGGGGCGATCGACGAGAACCGCTCCGGCATCGCATCCGCCGTCAACAACGCCATCTCCCGCGTCGCGGGCCTCATCGTCGTCGCCATGCTGTCGACGATCGTCGGCGGCGCCCTCGACCTCGACGGCTTCCACAACGCCGCATGGGTGACGGCGGCCCTGATGGCGCTCGGCGGAGTCATCTCGTGGATCGGGATCAGGCGCGTGCCGGCGCAGCCCGTGGACGCCGAAGCCCCGCTCAGGCCATGAACGGCCGCAGATCAGGGTAGCCCGTGGACGCCCAGGCGGGTGAGCTGAGTCGTCTAGCTGCGCTCCATGCAGACCAAGCGCTCCCGCGCCTCCCATGACGGCACCCGAGTGAACCCACGTGATTCGTAGAGCCGGATCGGATCCGGCCTCCAGTCCCAGACGGAGAGCCGGATCGTGCCGGGGGTGATCGCGATCGCGGCTTCGAGAAGCGCCGAACCCACGCCGCGCCCCCGAACGCCGGGGTCTGTCCACAAGCGCTTGAGTTCGGTTGCTTCGTCGCCGGGTTTCACCACGACGACGCCGACGACTCGACTGTCGAGCTCGGCGACCAGCACGTGTGATCCTGCGTACGCGAGGGCGGGGTCGTCGGCTTCACCGCGGTAGGCAGACGGGAGCGCACCGTGCTCGGTCGGCTGCGCAAGACCGCGCTCGACCTTCTCATGCTCCGTGTGCAAGAGATACGTGCGCACCAGGTCGCCGACGACTTCGCCATCCGGCCCGTCCAAGACTGCGATACGAATTTCGGGAGGCTGTGAAGATTGCGTCGGCACGTCTCGATTCTTCCAGAGGCCGACAGTCCGAAGGGTATCGCGAGGGCCGAAACGTGGTGGCGACGATCAGTCGACCGCCTCCACCTCGATGACCAGTGCGGATGCCGGAGCGAGCAGCGGGGTGCGCACTCCGACCTGAGACAGGAGCGAACCGGGGAGCACGACCTCGCCCGCCGCTGTCCACGGCACTGGTTCCACGTCGAGGAAGCGCGCGGCGGTGAGTGCGGGAAGCACACGTACGCGATACGTCGCGGTCTGATCCAGACCGGGCAGCCGCAGCGCCGGCGGCACCGCCCACTCCCCCGATGACTCTCTGGTGAGCCGGTAGAGTGCGCGCGCTCGGTCTGCGGAGACCACACCCGTGAGCACAGCTCCCTCGTCCGACGTCTCACCGTGCACGAGCTCCCCCGTGTGCATGAGTTCACGCAGCCGCTTGTACTCCACGATCCAGGCGCTGAGCTGGTCGCGTTCCTCCGCGGAGAAGCGCGTGATGTCGGTCTCGATGCCGGCCGAGGCGAACAGCGTCGTCGCCATCCGGAATCGCAGGTCGGTCACCCGGTCTGTCGTGTGCGCTCTGGCGGGGCCCACATGGCTGCCGATGAGCTCGGGCGGAAGCAGCAGTTCCGTCCACCGTTGAATCCGCGAGCGCTCGACCGGATCATTCGTGTCGGATGCCCACACTCTGTCCGTGCGTTCGAGGATGCCCAGATCCACGCGTGCACCACCAGAGGAGCATGATTCGATCTCGACCGACGGGTGCCGACGACGCAACTCGTCGAGAAGCGCATAGACCGCCCTCGTCTGAGCATCCACGCCCGCCGATCCGACGTGGACCGCTTCGAGAAGATCTCGATTGTGATCCCATTTCAGATACTCGATCGGATAGCCGCTCAGCAGCGCGTCGAGCCGTTCCAGCAGCCACGTGGCGACTTCGGGTCGTGCGACGTCGAGCACGTACTGGTTGCGCCAGGAGCGGGTACGGTGCCCGCTGGGTGCGAGCAGCCAGTCGGGATGCGCCCTGGCGAGGTCGGAGTCGAGGTTCACCATCTCCGGCTCGACCCACAGTCCGAAACCCATTCCCCGTGCGCGCACATGATCGACGATCGCATCCAGCCCATCCGGCCACACGGCAGGATCCACCAGCCAGTCCCCCAGCCCGGCCCTGTCGCTGCGTCGCCCGAGGAACCACCCGTCATCGAGAACGAACCGCTCAACGCCGATGTCTGCAGCCGCATCGGCCAGCGCGACGAGCGGACCGAGGTCATGCGCGAAGTACACCGCCTCCCAGGTGTTGAGCACAACCGGACGATCCGTCTGCGGGTGGCCTGCACGCGCGCGCAGCGAGCTGTGGAAACGCGAGGAGATACCATCCAGACCGGCATCGCTCCATGCGAACCAGGCTGTCGGTGAGGCAAAGGACGCACCGGGCGCCAGCACGATCTCGCCCGGCCGTAGAAGTTCACCCGCCCCGAGAACGCTGCGCCCCTCAGGAAGACGGTCCGTGCGATAGACGGCGTCCCCGCTCCACGCGAGATGCACGCCCCACACTTCACCGTTGCGGTCGCCGAACCCGGGCGTTCCCGCGATGGCGATCAACGGAGCGTCGTGCCCCGTGCGGCCACGACGCGACTCGCGAGCATGGCTCCCCATCACGATCCCACGGCGCTGCGGCGTGCGTTCACGGGTCCAGCGGCCGCCGAAATCGAGCAGCTCCGTCGCGCGCTCGGCGAGGGGCAGCGTGGCCTCGAGTGCGGCGAGACCGACGGTGGATGTGCCGCTGTTCTCGATGCGATGATCGATGCGCAGCACACCGGCCCCA
The DNA window shown above is from Microbacterium murale and carries:
- a CDS encoding MFS transporter, which produces MPAFSSIQRLVITIAVLASFVTFLDGTVVTVALPAIKDELGGGITTQQWVVDAYLITLSALILLAGSLSDAYGRVRIMRIGLIAFGLASVAVAAAPEPLTLIIARALQGAAGALLVPSSLALIMATMRGELQSRAIGVWTAFTTGAQIAGPLLGGLFVDLLSWRFVFLINVIPIGITLFLLARLQLPDQPRGARVDWWSGMLCAVGLGAVVFALIEQPNLGWSSPAIWLPGAIGVALFIAFLVRQPRSPAPLMPLSLFSARNFAWGNLATLFIYAALSLNGFVIGVYLQEGAGLSATAAGLASLPITILMILLSSQAGSWAGRLGPRLFMTVGPLLMAAGALLLLTVADDFSYWWQVLPSMIVLGLGLSLTVAPLTSAVLGAIDENRSGIASAVNNAISRVAGLIVVAMLSTIVGGALDLDGFHNAAWVTAALMALGGVISWIGIRRVPAQPVDAEAPLRP
- a CDS encoding GNAT family N-acetyltransferase; amino-acid sequence: MDGPDGEVVGDLVRTYLLHTEHEKVERGLAQPTEHGALPSAYRGEADDPALAYAGSHVLVAELDSRVVGVVVVKPGDEATELKRLWTDPGVRGRGVGSALLEAAIAITPGTIRLSVWDWRPDPIRLYESRGFTRVPSWEARERLVCMERS
- a CDS encoding alpha-galactosidase produces the protein MTVSRFHSAGSALIVAFREEGLPEVLHWGADPGAVSADALASLDVAMARQVSASALDVPWPLTILPTERDGWSGRPGLAGTSDGAPLLPGWRVVASEMDEHGFTLRAEADGLVLNSGFRLDGAGVLRIDHRIENSGTSTVGLAALEATLPLAERATELLDFGGRWTRERTPQRRGIVMGSHARESRRGRTGHDAPLIAIAGTPGFGDRNGEVWGVHLAWSGDAVYRTDRLPEGRSVLGAGELLRPGEIVLAPGASFASPTAWFAWSDAGLDGISSRFHSSLRARAGHPQTDRPVVLNTWEAVYFAHDLGPLVALADAAADIGVERFVLDDGWFLGRRSDRAGLGDWLVDPAVWPDGLDAIVDHVRARGMGFGLWVEPEMVNLDSDLARAHPDWLLAPSGHRTRSWRNQYVLDVARPEVATWLLERLDALLSGYPIEYLKWDHNRDLLEAVHVGSAGVDAQTRAVYALLDELRRRHPSVEIESCSSGGARVDLGILERTDRVWASDTNDPVERSRIQRWTELLLPPELIGSHVGPARAHTTDRVTDLRFRMATTLFASAGIETDITRFSAEERDQLSAWIVEYKRLRELMHTGELVHGETSDEGAVLTGVVSADRARALYRLTRESSGEWAVPPALRLPGLDQTATYRVRVLPALTAARFLDVEPVPWTAAGEVVLPGSLLSQVGVRTPLLAPASALVIEVEAVD